The Poecilia reticulata strain Guanapo linkage group LG4, Guppy_female_1.0+MT, whole genome shotgun sequence genomic interval agtttttaaaatgaaatRAAACAGaatttcttttcacattgaaTTTGCATAACAAAAGATAATCTGCtgatttttattgcagaatcgcaaaaaactggaggaactgattgatgtaatttgccagcatgcagataaaaactgctttgatttgattgataaaataatattttaccaTATAGCTGTTATGTTGAAGTTTTCTGCTCctctggagtctagagggccacataagaAGCTGTGGCGGTGCAGATTTGGCCCCCGCGCCTTGAGTTTGAAACACGTGttgttgtttccatttttctgaTGTAATGTCTTCTCTGTTTAGTTGTGGAGGATCTGTTCAAAAGCAGGGAGCCTGTTACAGAAATGAAGGCCATCTACTTCATGACACCAACCTCCAAGGTTTACCGTAATAACTCTAATATAACRtcataaacttttattattaaagaatTTTGACTAAAACTTTCTTGTTTCCAGTGTGTGGATGCCTTTATAGCTGACTTcaagtccaaacctaaatacAAATCAgcttatgtttattttacagactGTAAGTAACCTGTAGATGATATAAAAAGACGTTTCTGGATGTCAGGATTGAAGTTGACGGTTTTGTCTGGTTTCCACAGACTGTCCCGATGACCTCTTCAACAAGATGAAGAGTTCCTGTGCAAAGCACATACGGGTCTGcaaggaaataaacatttccttCTTACCACAAGAAGCACAGGTAAATGGTTTCAACTTACTCRtgtaattatttttaataattggtTCGWCTTTTTATTCTTAggagtttctttttcttgaaaacRTAGCAGGTTGCAATGTTTTTAGATAATGCAGAGAAGGACACRTTTTAATCTTCTGAGAGAAACTTTTATGGGTGTTGGTTGCTTAAAGTTATGATGTAATAATCTCGTGTGCTTCCTGCTTTTTAATAATGAAAGGAATGTCTCTGCATTTAGGTTTTGCTTCCTCTTTCCTGTtaccatttctgtgttttaatcgGATTGTAGAACTTAAAACRAATCAGAATGCTGTCAAAGTTTGTAATCATTCAAATGACTTGCAGCTAATACAAAACTTAAACTTCTTAGCTTAGTTGGTAACAGGTCACTGGCTGTTCAGACAGCTGCATTAATGGgaagttaagtggaagaaaaaagtgtgatttaaaaataaaacttttttcaaacaaaaccaaTCAACATTCAAGGATTATAGACTACAACTGTTGCATCTCGTAATGCATATKACCAATTAAAGAGTTAATCTAAAGTCGACTGGTCTTATCAGTCGATTAAATGATAAGCGGCCATTTTCTTGGAAACATGAGTTTTCTACTGTCAAGAGCGTCTGTCCATAACACAAAGGGCCGCATTTTTCATAACATTCTGAATTGATAAAAagcacataattatttttattagctgcattaaatactgactgaataaacagaaaatggtGGTTTTCTTCTATTACTAAGACAAATAAAGAACTGGTTGTCATTCGATGTAATTCTAATTAGTCATTATAACTAGTTTTACTGAACAATCAATTGTTCCAGAACGATGACATTATAAATTTCAGACAATTCTcaattaatataataataatgatgatattGGCATATTTATGCAAGTATgacctcacaaaaataaataaaaacttaaattccTAAAGAAACTTTAACACTGGAAAACACTCTAAAGacccaaaataaacaaaacaacaattattaaaaaataattatgaagtctctttAACCAaaattgctgtaaaaaaaatattaataattcagCTTCGACAGGGAAAACAGGCATAAGGGGCAGGTAGTGCAAACCAACTacttcaaaacagaaaagctttcCAATGATATCATCTCTTTAATGATTGTTgtctaaattaaaatttctgggctcaatttaatttatcatgtgattaattgatttattgattattgtgacaagcttagcataattatcaaaattatcGGACATAAATGACTGAATCTAAAATAAGGAGCTTCCCTTTCTAACATTtgaatatctgaaaaaaataaaccattcCACCTGATCCTAATTTGCTCCTGCGTGGTTTCCAGGTGTTCACATGTGACGATCCGGGGGCTTTCCGGAGAATCTACAGTGCTAACAGTCAGGACAAAAGCAAGACATTGGAGACTCTGGCAGACCAGCTCGTCACCCTGTGTGCCACGCTGAACGAGTACCCGGGGGTCAGATACAAGAAGTAAGCAGAGAAGAGTCGGTTTCTCTGCTTGGGTTACAGCACATCTCAGCCCCTAAGCACAACTTCatcttttgttgcatttcttttaaacgCGTTTCCAAACTGTTGCCAGAAAGTTTCAGGCGATGGTTATAATACTTATCACTTGTTTTGTGATGAACGTTTCCCGTTAAAGGAATGTTTTCTGAGTTGCTGCAGTCTCTTGAAtagttttgatcatttccagGTCAGTAAGAAACATGTTAAGTATTTCAGTACTTTATGTTGTGGCCacttattttgaatttttgtaaatgttaagtTCCAtccatttagtttttctttgggCAGTTAGAATATACTTCACTTTGTTTAGAACCAAAatctttaataatgttttatattattattattataaaaccctgccgaccccactgagggacaagggtgWaagaaaatggatggatggattattattataagGTCTAAAACTTTGATAACTTTTAGACCTTCCTATTAATTTAAGTGATTAAGGACACACTGGGGGATGGATGCCTTTAGTTTGGCTAATGTTTGGTGTGATGGCGGTTTTGACCACTTTTGAACATCAGATTAAGTTAACTTTCGTTTTCATCCAAGTTGTAAGAGATTTTAGTTATTAATTTGTCTATATTTTGGCAAGAAATAAAGCACATACATGTTTTTCAAACCATAAAGTCGGAAGTGTGCTCAAAAACCAAACCACATGTTGCCGCCCCTGACCGttcttgaaatattttggttttgaaacTTGGAACGCTGCGACACTTTTCGTATTCCACATTTTATAAGGATAAGAAAAGgattttcaaagcaaaaaataaaataaaattcctaaaaaatatgttaatttgaACCGTCCTGCTGGAgttgccgttacctagcaacgccagctaagcccagccctgttacctagcaacctaagtgGAACTCCGGCTTCGgttagctggttttactgctctATGCGCTACACAATGACTGCTGGACAagagaagtgttttgttgttatttcaaatgtcttttttacattgtttctAAATCAGTGCTGTtcttggggggggaaaaattaCCATTTTTAGAAGTTAACCATCTTTTGTGACAGTCTTAGAAATTGTCGTGGTTGTGTACGAAAACTTATTTCTAGACGTCTTTTGAAAAAGGTTTCAGTAAAGTCTTTTTATGTCAACTTGACCTAAAAAGTCTTCTACTTGACTTTAGTTAGCCTAAAGTTATTAGGCTAACTAATATCGTTTTATCTTGTTTACGTCTCGTATGCGACTCCTGCATATAACAACATGTCTTGTATCTAGAGACAACAACATGCTGAACGCCAAGACTCTAGCAGAGCTGGTGGACAACAAGCTGGCCAGGCACTACGAGTTGGACGACAGTGGGAAGAAAAAGGTGAGACGTCTGCTGAACAAAGAataacagaaactaaaccagGCCTTGGCCTTGGGAGTAAATCTAAGTCTTGTTTTTCACGCCCATCTGTAACATTTATTCCTTTGCCTAAAGCTGTGTTTTCCCAGAAATTTGGGGATTACTAGCTCGGTGGTAAGACCTGCATTGTTACCaaacattaaactgttttttacaAGTAAATCAGGTGCTTTAAAGGTGAACTATTatgcaaaaattcacattttgcatgtttttgtacttccatttgggctTCTATAAACGGCCTAaatgctaaaaaacaaaaaaaaaaaaaaacacccagctgttttttgacaaaagttaaagattcaaaaacctcctgatttgCCACACCACAATGCACATCATATGGGCATTGCggtgttgcctagcaaccccagctgagcccagcactgttacctagcaacccatgTGGAACCTATGTATGCGCTGGAAAATGGCTGCTGGatccacttgctgcattcttgttggttgtggaGGAGGCTCCACTaaggcttttcaaagatgtatggttatGTACTTGCatatctgtttgcagccattttcacacgCGAGCGTAAGCATcgaggcagaactgagcagattGAACTCTgactaagaatgattttgtgtacaATAACGTTTTGAATAGAGATTTCCTAACCTGTTCGACGATGCATAACGGGTTACCTTTAATGGATGACTTTCCCTCTGCCGGCAGGAGAAGACGCAGGCCCAGCTGCTGATAGTAGAAAGAGGTTTTGACCCCGTAAGCCCCATCCTCCATGAGCTCACCTACCAGGCCATGGCCTATGATCTCATTGATATCCAGAACGACACCTACAGGTAAACCTTCACCTCACTCCAGCTCCCAGCCACATCATTTCCTGACTCCCAGCTTGTTGCAGCAGGCAGCTAAATGCAGTTGTGTGGATGAACTTATGCAGGTACAAGTCCAAAGACGGCTCGGAGAAGCAGGCCCTGCTGAACGAGGACGACATGCTGTGGGTGAAGCTACGGCACCATCACATCGCCGAGGTTTCGGAGTAAGTTTCCCCAACATTCAGCTTACCGGTACGTCATGATCTGGTTCTCCTTActtatttcttttctgtgtttttgcctTGTTATAGAAAGATCCCTAAGATGGTGAAGGAAATATCCGCCAGCAAGAAACAGCCTGATGGGAAGGTAAAGAGCTGGAGCGCcgaccacgagccatttctgctCCTAGCGCTAGACtagcacgtttgttttggttgtatttacccagaatgccctgcgtcGTAGTCCGCTGTTGGAGCGGCCTCCGGTCTGCTTGGCTTTCatatatgcattcaaaccgctAAAGAGTTCACctcaaccgaacccagactgAGATTTGTAGGCGGActggagtttgtgtttttggtttgcATCAGTTTGATTCACGACTCCCCAAACGAGCCAAACTTTCTAAGCTAGAGTTATTTAATCAAACTAAGGTTTGATTGATTAATCCAACCAAaatttgattaaagcagaataaacagggctggtgtgattTTCTAATTGAAACTTTTATGTAATCCTTTCAGATCACAATAAGCAACTTGGCACAAATGATGAAGAAGATGCCCTCATTCCGTAAGCAGCTCACCGAGGTATGAGAACTTTWTTTCATTCATGATGTGGCTGTAAATATAAAGGACAAGTAATGATAAATGAATCTcagaataatgaataaaaactgttgttttgatCCCAACTAGAAAACGATTCACCTGCAGTTGGCTGAGGACTGCATGAAGCATTTCGCAAACAATGTGGAGAAACTCTGCAAAGCTGAGCAGGTCTGTCTGGACTTACTGTGGTTGACTTTCAAATTATGCTGAAGTTTTATCTAGAAATTGGAAGACATACTTACAGAAGTACGACTGATGCCATTAACCTGAATATGGAGACttcatttaatcacatttactggtatttattgatgctgtCATGgaaaaaagtagagaaaattaaaatgaagaatatAGAGAGAATTTTggggaatttattgtgacaacaatCAATCAACAATCTTGTGAAGAATCTTGCATGATAAATGATTTACGATACGATAAAGGCTCAACCCTACTTTTTGATCATTTGGTTTTGCAGGTTTTCTCGAGTATTTTAGTGTGAATTAAgtttatacaaatatttttccacttcattaatcaatttgttttctagaagattttttttttcttttagcaattGTGaatattgggggggggggggaaatagcCTATTAGTGAAAAATCCATAAGAttggatggaaaataaatacGGGAAGTGGAAAGTGTCAAAAACTATACtaacaaggttttttttctaatttaaatgttgtatttttattatcctGTAGTTTGCATagaattgaaaaacaaaatcttctcttccttttcttttcttggtggTACGTTTCCACAGACGTGTTTGAgttggttttttgtttctgttcctgAATTTCGCCTGTGGTTTATgtgaaattatgtttcaaaatattCTCTTACATTATACTTGTGTGGGAAATGACCCGGCCATTTAAAGTCTTTCCTCATTTTAGATCTAGAACACTTGGTTGTAGAGCAGGGtttgtcaaactcattttattttgaaaaataccaAGTtcatgaatgttcttaaagggccagaatgtgatgataaaacccattaacaaacttaaaataatattaattacCCATGTCTGCATTTCTTgactatttaaattaaatactgaacatcttttcacactgatcagcCCCTACAGAATTCTGTAattgttttatgaatttttgTAATCAGAATCACTCATTTTCTGGtgctaattttaaatatttgcaagaaatgttggaggaaatgtgactttttgttactcgCTGCATCAATCACATACTTTAACTTGATATCAAACAAGATTGAGGCAGCTGTGGagtagaagtaagaaatactgccacctgcaggttggAGTTAGTATCACTTTAACCCAAtgtttttgagcatttttgcacaaaacttGCAATAAAGTCACAATGATAAATTGGCACaggaaaataaagtcaaattcaaaactactttaCTGATCCAagtggaaaattaaataaattagggATGCATCGATATAAAAATTTGGACCTTTAGCTGATGTGAATATTGCTGTTATGACCAATAACTGATATTTAccaattttttatatatttcactaCCGTTTTGGCATTTTTGGATAAAACAAGTACCAGAAACAGACGCCAATAAATAGTGATTGTTCATATCgccccagttttatttattggtttgatacctttatgttaaaaaattacaaatatcgGGTGATACCAATGTTAGTGCAgatatattgtgcatccctaaaATAAGTAAATCATAGAATCGTGAAAAACTGGAGAGACTGATTGATGTCATTTGGCAGTAAAcggataaaaactgctttgatttgataaaatattttaataaaataatgatatttTTTCATGTCCCTGTGGTGTCCAGAGGACCACTGGAGAAGCTACAGTgtgccggatttggcccacgcgCCTTCAGTTTGATCCTGTTGgataatatttgtatttttaggaagttaaatgtttgtgtttcttgtgtAGGACCTGGCTGTTGGTTCTGATGTGGACGGGACAAAGGTGAAAGACCCGATGAGGACTCTGCTGCCGGTGCTGCTCAACCCGTTCAGCAAACATGACAAGATCAGAGCCGTGCTGCTCTACATCTTCAGCCTGAGCGGTAAAACGTTCATCTCACCCTGCAAAGCCCAGCCTCCATTGACtacaattaattaaaacatcCCTGTCTGTTTTCTAACACTAAGTAAAATGTTGAATCGATGTTTCGTTGATTCTGCTCTGTTGTGTGTGAACAGGAACGACAGACGAGAACCTGAACAAATTTATCCAGCACGTTAAAATCGAGGACGAACGAGAGTTTATCCTGAACTGGAAGGAGCTGGGCGTCCCCATCATCACGTCGGTATGTGAAGAAGTTTTATCCTTTCACTCCAGGCTGTgatctaaaaatagaaaatgatgtttttattctgtttggaaCTCAGAACCTGTCATTTTAAGGTTCATACAGGTGCTTGAAAGTGCTTGAGTTTCAATTGGGAAAGTGCTGGATCCCTGCATgaagtccttgaaagtgcttcatattcaaactgcagtgtttgtaacgtttgattaaaagcctgaatttggaaaatgttttttaaagttaaaaccagatattttcatacaacTAATAAAAAGTCCAAATTTTCTCGCTGTTTAAAGTTAAATGCGGAAACTTTTATGgtttagaaaattattaaaattctttATATTTCCTAAAAGCCAGAAAATgaagcaagaacatttttagtgTTGCCTTGGTTCTTTCTTGCATGTTTCatgaaatcctttaatctccatggcaaccatgcagctgttcaaaacgcctggttggacctagccccgccttcgaggtgcagctcctcccccactcatctccttcagactagccaccAGCAGTTAGCAAGCTCTTGCAAAGACCTAAAACTGTtaatctgctgagctcattataggagctacttctcagtgaaacgctgctAAAACGTTATgaggttaacagaggagccactctgcaaaaacaaaaatattttggtctattttctaatgcaaatatcttagttctcCTAAAATAACATTagactaatttacaagtaacttttcagaaagaagtAGGAGCTTGATTTAATCAGTGattcctaaatattgatgaaaaagtaccaaTGGATCAAGTACTTTTTATCAATAGTGAGGAagtattgacttaaaattagctcttatatcttgctgaaaagttatttgtttcattttcataataACACAAGTTAGtatacttgattgtgctatgttCCCAGAagacacataatactgcccctttaaagtatttttaatttttgaggaaaaatgtcACCCTACAAAAAGCATTTGTGGGCCGCACAGAAGTGTCCTAAGGGCcccaaatggcccccgggccgcactttAACCACCATGTTGCTCATCTTTGTTCTGTTGTGTTCAGGCCAGTTTCTTCTCCCGCAAACCAAACCGAAGAGATCGATCCCAAGATGAGACGTACAACCTTTCCAGATGGACTCCAGTCATCAAGGACGTgatggaggtcagaggtcaaattaaacacaacaaactgtCGGCAGCTTCATCTGTTGGTCTCATCACTgtgtataaaaaaagagaaaaatccacTCTGACACACAGCTTCCAGGCTTTTCCTGGCTGCAATTTATGACATCTGTCaagcaaaaagagaaaggaagagtaAGAATCAtctctgaacattttttaattcactcAGCAGAAATTAATGGGGAACTCAGAGTTCAAGAAATCCCCCAGCGGTAATCTGTCTCAAAATTCACCCTCTGACTCTTATGTTTCTGTTGGTAGTTTTCCTGAAAGCCACCTCCTTCCTACTGATCAGTTTATCCTGATCAGAACCTGTGTACTTAAATATAGCATagttaggttttaaaatgacagtttCTATATGGTAAGTAGTAGCAGTCGGCATTTATTGCATCATTTATCGTGAAAAATTTCTTTACATAAGAATTTTAGCTCATTATAATAAATTTCCcttgttaatgttttaaaaaactgactgtatagaaattttatttttgtagtttttttgttttttgttacatgagagcatcaataaattgattaaaaaataccaaaatttctcaaaaaaaaaaatcctccctgAAATTAAGACTGTGTCTTCTACCATTAGAGTAAATAAAGGGTAAATCATGAATTAATGTTGGTCTGGAGAGCTTTATTatcttacaaaaataaaatcatttgaaaactgcttcatatatttactcaggttgtgttttctgatataaaaattattttatgtacGCTGCAAAGAAGATTTATGTCCTGATTgcagaaaataatgtaaaaaaaaaacaattatttttaggaTGCCGTGGAGAACAAGCTGGACTCCAGAGACTGGCCGCACCAATCAGAGTGTCCCGCTGCCTGGAACGGCTCCGGCGCTGTCAGGTGGGTCATCAGGAAAAAACTATTGATTTTCATCATTCAAATATTTCAACATCAAAACAGCAAgatcaaaaaaaattatgcataagTAAAATTGTTGAGATATTTAGCAAACTAATGCCACAAAAACCCAGTTTTAAACACTTATAGCCTCAGAGGTGGCAAGTTATCATCCTAGTGGTCATTAATTCAAAAAGATTTTCAATGTTTCCAAAGTCAAAAGCATttcaattttagtttcattttatttcacattttgaatatgCCTGGCTTTGTGTTTGGCATGTTTGTTCCTCCCTATGATGTGGTGATTGGGTTAGTAATGTTTTTTATATCATTGACATAATCATCTCTTCTTTTCACAGTGAACagttttttgacaaataaatttGAGTAAGTCAGGTTTTGTCTGTGGATTCTCCTATTTTGTTCCCAACTATGAGCCAGGTTGTTAACGATTGGGGGCTTGTCCGGGATTCagtttgcaattatttttattctggtgatctgcatttttgctttaaaagtaaCCAGGGTTTTTTGGACCTCCCACAGTGGCGCTCAGTAACTTCAGCTAGAAATGATAAAGTACCcaactaatgtttttaaataaggacataataataaattcagttttttttcagtcttctcAAGGAACAGAACTACattaaagtataaataattatttagatatttttttcttgtgattaGACTGGAATCTACCAACGTGTTTCCACAAATATTAACATTccactgaagaaaatgtattgatttttacCAAAGTTTTACCCTTAAAACCTTTATCTTATCCTGacagaagtaaaaaacaaaactatggcTCTTTCAAAATGACAGCCATTAGCTGGCGTARGTATTTCTCAAAAATGATCAGTCATGTAACATTTGTGACTCTAGAGAAGCTTTATTTGGCTGGACTGAGGGCCAAATGTCTCGTCTTTTCTTTTGGAATAGACTTGTTCTCTTGCTCGATCTCCTAAATTTCCTAACATGTATGTTCTTCAGCGCCCGCCAGAGGAACAAACCCAGCACCCAGGACGATCGCCGCACCGGTTCACGCCTCATCATCTTTGTTATTGGGGGCATCACCTACTCTGAGATGCGCTGCGCTTACGAGGTCACCCAGGCGGTGAAGTCCTGTGAGGTCATCGTGGGTTAGTATTCCTcttgaaaacaactttatttctcTGGAGTTGATCAGTTTTTGTCATTCAGTCAGCTtcaatttggttttaaatgtgaCCTATTGTGCTTCCTTGACCAGGCTAGGATAGGTCAGTGGGCGACACGAACCATGTCCATTACATTTTTAGCACAAAATMRTTCYTAAAATKWgctgttttagggcctcttgtcactttataaCCAAATAAGCTGGTGYTGGCYACAACCCCAAACTTTATGGGGTTGTGATAATTCCACatcaaacagatgtgcaattatactactgtacatctttgaaaagcattagtggagcctcctgcacaaccaacaagaaggcaggaagtggtttctggattgAAGTCGTCAAAAGACTCGTCTTTTCcaacagccattgtacagcacagaCAGCCGTAataccagctgaccaaacgtgctggaactCTTCTCATAACTGGGCTTGGGCTTGGGTTTGCTAGGTAATGGTGCAGCGTTCATTGATTTTGTGACTTAACAATTGAAAGGTTTTGAAAYggctcgttttccagacaccaacaAACAGCAGGAAGGATTTTTTTCAAGCTCTTGATYTGTTYTTATAACRGGTGAGACCCAAGTGGAAGAAYRaaaatgtgtaaaatgtttaatttgcatGATAGATCCGCTTTAACATACATTAACCATTCTAATGTctaaaagcaactttaaaaggtaaagtttttaatttgaccagctgaccaaacgtgctggagctcctYTTGCATTGCTAGGCTGGGCTTTGTTGAAGTTACTAGGTAGTAATTTGTGACTTTACATTCCGAAGGTTTGACACCAACagacattaacttattgccaaaaaccagctgggtgtttattttttaagtccTTGGCctgttttaaaagtattttgagacccaaatggaaaaacaaaaacatgtaaaatatgaattttgcataatggaTCCCCTTTCATGCTTTTTATGACCTGCTTAATTGCtccttcttatttatttttgacttaattCTCCCCCCTGCTGGTACCAATGAGAACTCAAAATGGATAATTTTCTATGTTTATACAGGTTCTTCTCATATCTTGACCCCCATCGGTTTGCTGGAAGACATTAAAGCCCTGAGCAAAGGTCCGATKGAAACCTTTACAGTAGAGGAAAGAAGCAACGCCTGAGAAATCTCCCATGTCACTTCGTCTCATGTCACTCAGCCCTGCACTCAACTCAACTTCCTGATTGGAAAACTGAAGGGAATTCAGCTGTagcttatttttgtcttttattttactttatgcaCATTTATAGTGACTGTATTGACAAATTATCCTTTAATCTTTCATTTCGCCTGTCAGAATACAGTCTGTTTATAATGTATGTAGCTTTGTACTATTAAATCAAatggattaattttaaaattaactaaccTCATTTGACTAAAAGcaggtttgtgtttaaaaaagtgTCCATAATGCATTATTGTGTTAACCTGGTAATGTTACAAGTTGACCAGCCCCTGACAGCTGtgggaaaataaaagcacaaagttGTTGTATATACTGTATGTATGCACCGAGTGTCTGCTTTGTTGTGTTGCCTTTTCTGATCACTGCTGTTTATAAACACCTAATATATTCtgag includes:
- the stxbp3 gene encoding syntaxin-binding protein 3; this translates as MAAVSDHGLKRIVWKRIKETIIADCKKSEVWKILILDPFTTKLLSSCCKMSDLMEERITIVEDLFKSREPVTEMKAIYFMTPTSKCVDAFIADFKSKPKYKSAYVYFTDYCPDDLFNKMKSSCAKHIRVCKEINISFLPQEAQVFTCDDPGAFRRIYSANSQDKSKTLETLADQLVTLCATLNEYPGVRYKKDNNMLNAKTLAELVDNKLARHYELDDSGKKKEKTQAQLLIVERGFDPVSPILHELTYQAMAYDLIDIQNDTYRYKSKDGSEKQALLNEDDMLWVKLRHHHIAEVSEKIPKMVKEISASKKQPDGKITISNLAQMMKKMPSFRKQLTEKTIHLQLAEDCMKHFANNVEKLCKAEQDLAVGSDVDGTKVKDPMRTLLPVLLNPFSKHDKIRAVLLYIFSLSGTTDENLNKFIQHVKIEDEREFILNWKELGVPIITSASFFSRKPNRRDRSQDETYNLSRWTPVIKDVMEDAVENKLDSRDWPHQSECPAAWNGSGAVSARQRNKPSTQDDRRTGSRLIIFVIGGITYSEMRCAYEVTQAVKSCEVIVGSSHILTPIGLLEDIKALSKGPXETFTVEERSNA